Genomic DNA from Eleutherodactylus coqui strain aEleCoq1 chromosome 8, aEleCoq1.hap1, whole genome shotgun sequence:
gtatgtctatatatatatgatacaagaTATTGCAGCCCTCCCAGTTTATTAGGAGGAATATTCTATGTTCCCCCAGTGTGGCATATTCACagaatgtaaggctgaaaaacgacacgtgtccatccagttcagcctgttatcctgCAATGTTAATCCAAAGGGAGGCAAAAAACACCATGATGTGGGAGTCAAACATTTCAGCCCATTTACTGAGTTTTTTAAGTGACTGAAATGTTGTACTAGGTGAATAAGAATATTTTTGCTAATGCTCTAGGCTTGCTGCAaatcttttacattgcatgcttggTCCCAGGATTGGGGCAATGGTCACGGGCACACCATTCTCTAtactatactgtacactgcactGTGCTGCATTTTGGGTAGAAAAAACATAAAGGAAGAGTATATATTACatagcagctcagctctagtgtagtgctaaataatgcagtcaccatataatagtctgatACCACCTCTACACAGTTAGAGCAATTACAAGCAGTTATGGCCAGTAATCACCGCTGGCGTCACCTCCAATTGGTGTTGTTTTCTTTCCTCTCTCTATCTAAGCCAAGTTCCCCATAAAGGCTTCTTCGAGTCACCATTATTCTCTCCCTATCATGCTATTACATCTGACCCTGTCCCTGCCCTCCCATAGTAGTAGTGCTGAAAAAGTAATAGTACTCCAACAAAGTAACACATGCTGCCTCTGTGCCGTCACAAAGTAACTTAGAGCCCCCTCTGTGCCGTCACAAAGTAACAAAGTCATCCATGGTCCTTGAGGTCTACAGCTCCCAAACCACAGCTGGCCTTTGGGTAGATGTCGCCCTGTGCAGTGCTCTATATTGCTTTTCTCCACAAACCAAATATCCATTTTTTATCCACAATTGTGGATATTTAAATTAAATGTGATGGATGaattttttcacagtttttatgTCATgtattttagggtatgttcacacataacgAAAAAAagggcagattttctgcagtaaaaaaactgcatTATCTGTAGCAGACTTTACTTCTtttattgaaagggtgaaatcggttgcagatctgcactaaaatctgcaccattttctgCTATATGTGAACGTAGCCCATTGGTGGCAATGTGCTGCATAATCAAAGGCTGCACTGCGATACTATATGCATTTTTTCTAAATGAGCAAGTAAAGCCACCTGCAATAACAACTACGGCATTTtcttaaaataaaaagaacaaataaAACATTTGCAGGCATCTACGCACTGTGCTTTATATTGctgtttatacagtatatatccatgGAGGCACATGCACACTGAcgtagggcagcttcacacgagcataattCACTGCGTGCCGCCTGAATGAGGAAGTCGCATGGTGGGCAGGTACACAATGACATTACGTACTTGCTTCGTACAGCCAGTCACCATGTACTATGTGGGCATGTAATATGTtccaagatagaacatgatgcGATCTTCATTACACATGGTGtctgtgagcagcaacatggcagCCTATGGCACTGCCTCTCCTGCACCTCCATCCAGTACTGTCTCTCCGGCATCTCCATCCAGTACTGTCTCTCCTGCACATCCATCCAGTACTGTCTCTCCTGCACCTCCATCCACCACTGTCTCCCCTGCACATCCATCCAGTACTGTCTCTCCTGCACCTCCATCCAACACTGTCTCTCCTGCACCTGCATCCACCACTGTCTCTCCTGCACCTGCATCCACCACTGGCTCTCCTACACCTCCATCCACCACCGTCTCTCCTGCAAATCCATCTAACACTGTCTCTCCTGCATCTCCAACCAGTACTGTCTCTCCTGCACCTCCATCCACCACTGTCTCTCCTGCACATCCATCCAGCACTGTCTCTCCTACACCTCCATCCACCACTGTCTCTCCTACACCTCCATCCACCACCGTCTCTCCTGCACATCCATCCAACACTGTCTCTTCTGCACCTCCATCCAGTACTGTCTCTTCTGCACCTCCATCCACCACTGTCTCTCTTGCACATCTATCCAGCACTGTCTCTCCTGCACCTCCAACTACCACCGTCTCTCCTGCACATCCATCCAACACTGTCTCTCCTGCACCTCCAACTAGTACTGGCTCTCCTGCACCTCCATCCACCACTGTCTCTCCTGCACATCCATCCAGCACTGTCTCTCCTACACCTCCACCCACCACTGTCTCTCCAGCACCTCCATCTACCACTGTCTCTCCTACACCTCCATCCACCACCGTCTCTCCTGCACATCCATCCAACACTGTCTCTTCTGCACCTCCATTCGGTACTGTCTCTCCTGCACCTCCATCCACCACTGTCTCTCCTGCACATCTATCCAGCACTGTCTCTCCTGCACCTCCATCCACCACTGTCTCTCCTGCACATCCATCCAGCACTGTCTCTCCTACACCTCCATCCACCACTGTCTCTCCAGCACCTCCATCCACCACTGTCTCTCCTATATGTCCATCCACCACCGTCTCTCCTGCACATCCATCCAACACTGTCTCTTCTGCATCTCCATCTAGTACTGTCTCTCCTGCACCTCCATCCACCACTGTCTCTCCTGCACATCTATCCAGCACTGTCTCTCCTACACCTCCATCCACCACCGTCTCTCCTGCACATCCATCCAACACTGTCTCTCCTGCACCTCCAACCAGTACTGTCTCTCCTGCACCTCCATCCACCACTGTCTCTCCTGCATATCCATCCAGCACTGTCTCTCCTACACCCCCACCCACCACTGTCTCTGCAGCACCTCCATCCACCACTGTCTCTCCTACACCTCCATCCACCACCGTCTCTCCTGCACATCCATCCAACACTGTCTCTTCTGCACCTCCATCCAGTACTGTCTCTCCTGCACCTCCATCCACCACTGTCTCTCCTGCACATCCATCCAACACTGTCTCTTCTGCACCTCCATCCAGTACTGTCTCTCCTGCACCTCCATCCACCACTGTCTCTCCTGCACATCTATCCAGCATTGTCTCTCCTACACATCCATCCACCACTGTCTCTCTTGCACCTCAATCCACTACTGTCTCTCTTACACCTCCATCCACCACCATCTCTCCTGCACATCCATCCAACACTGTCTCTCCTGCACCTCCATCCCATACTGTCTCTCCTGCACCTCCGTCCACCACTGTCTCTCCTGCACATCCATCCATCACTGTCTCTCCTGCACCTCCATCCACCTCTGTCTCTCCTGCACCTCCATCCACCACTGTCTCTCCTACACCTCCATCCACCACTGTCTCTCTTGCGCCTCCATTCAGAGCTGTCTCTCCTGCACCTCCATCCACCACTATCTATCCTGCACCTCCAACCACCAGTGTCTCTCCTGCACATCCATCCAACACTGTCTCTCCTGCACCTCCATCCAGTCCTGTCTCTCTTGCACCTACATCCACCACTGTCTATCCTGCACCTCCATCCACCACTGTCTCTCATACACATCCATCCACCACTCTCTCCTGCAGCTCCAGTTACCACTGTCTCTGCTGCACCTCCATCCAGTACTGTCTCTCCTGCACATCCATCCACCACTGTCTCTCATACACATTCATCCACCACTCTCTCCTGCAGCTCCAACTACCACTGTCTCTTCTGTACCTCCATCCAGTACTGTCTCTCCTGCACCTCCATCCACCActttctctcctgcacatccaTACAGCAGTGTCTCTCCTGCACATCCATTTACCACTGTTTCTCCTACACCTCCATCCACCACTGTCTCTCCAGCACCTCCATACACCACTGTCTCTCCCACACATCCATCCAGTACTGTCTCTTCTGCACCTCCATCCAGTACTGTCTCCCCTGCACCTTCATCCAGCACTGTCTTTCCAGCCCCCCAAACCTCACACCTTCAGTCCAGCAGAGACCTCTGTCCCTTCTTCACTACATCTGTCCTGATGCAGCTTGCTGTCAGTTGGGTTATGTGACTTCTTGCACAACACAGCCCGACTCCTTACTTCCTTTGCGCATGTTGCAATCATCAGAGGCAGAGGAAGGAGACGGGCTATGCTGTGCAGGAAGTCACTGAGGCAAACTAGCAGCGAGCTTTATCAAGACAGATTTAGTGGTTTCACAATGACTTCCAATTAGAAAAACATGTGGAATGCCGGGAGATTGCAGTAAAAGTAATGTGGTGAGGGGGGCCTCTGGGTCCCCCTGGCTTAGGGGCCAGGTTGCAATTGCGACCTCTGCGACCCCTGTAGCTAAACCACCACCCTAAAGAtccttttacactggacgacATGTCTAGTGCAGATACCCAACAGGTCACCCCAGCAATGattgtttgtgtgcttttacacaggaacgatcatcgctcaattAATGGGGGTGAATTAGCCCGGGGATTGTTTCTGCCCGCCTtcgttcacagtaaacaggcaattgttcataGATGAAGATAGATGTTGTAAGGAATAGATATTTCTCATAGATATTGTAAGGAATAACCCCATAATAAGTATGTGCATAAGGTCCAAGTTTCATATTTTACCAATCTTCACTAATTCCCCTCTTCCTGAAGTCATCAATAAAAACTTCTGATTTAGGTCTTTATGTCTTTtatgtattactactgaggtctctAAGACTGGTGTTAATATCTAAAacaataaactttttaaacttttctaaaGTGCGAACAAATGAAGCGAGTATCAGTCCTCCGACATACATAGAGTACTAATGCCAtagaagtgtaaaaacctaaTAATTGCAGTGTAGGGGATTAGGAGACAACTTCCAAGAAGAAAAATAAGGCCGAGGTTATTGCTTTTATCATTCTAATCAATTATGTATGGTGGAAACATACACACTGAAGAGTTGGCTCTCCAATGAGGTTATTTGCGGAGCTGCCTCTCAGCAGGTTTCCTTAAGACTGAAGATCAAAAGGCTATGAAGCCAGCTAAGTATCAGCTCCCTGTTCCCAGTTATATTATCTGAGATGGATGAACATTTCACAACAGAAAATTGACACATAGCAAGACAGTCGCTGGGAAGTCTTGATGGACTGTGCATTCgtatttatttttaatggagATGTGTATTAGATGTCAAGCATTCGTGTTATAATGGCAGCTGATAATGAATGAATCATTACTATGGAGGTATGTTATAGAAACACACAAGACACTTGGTTTGTTGTAAATGATTGAATATTATAGTCAGACATACTGAG
This window encodes:
- the LOC136577891 gene encoding bifunctional hemolysin/adenylate cyclase-like translates to MLDRCAGETVVDGGAGETVLDGGAEETVLDGCAGETVVDGGAGETVLDGGAEETVLDGCAGETVVDGGVGETVVDGGAAETVVGGGVGETVLDGYAGETVVDGGAGETVLVGGAGETVLDGCAGETVVDGGVGETVLDRCAGETVVDGGAGETVLDGDAEETVLDGCAGETVVDGHIGETVVDGGAGETVVDGGVGETVLDGCAGETVVDGGAGETVLDRCAGETVVDGGAGETVPNGGAEETVLDGCAGETVVDGGVGETVVDGGAGETVVGGGVGETVLDGCAGETVVDGGAGEPVLVGGAGETVLDGCAGETVVVGGAGETVLDRCARETVVDGGAEETVLDGGAEETVLDGCAGETVVDGGVGETVVDGGVGETVLDGCAGETVVDGGAGETVLVGDAGETVLDGFAGETVVDGGVGEPVVDAGAGETVVDAGAGETVLDGGAGETVLDGCAGETVVDGGAGETVLDGCAGETVLDGDAGETVLDGGAGEAVP